The genomic segment TATGGGGAGTTGTTAAGAAGTGTAATGTTATGTAATTAATTTAAGGTAACGAGAGAATAAGCAGATATGGTAAGAATGCTTGATTATTTAAGTAGTTTTcccataaatataaatattttagggAATAATAACCGTCAACAATAATAACTATGTTTTAATTTCAAATATGCATTGAGATTGACTATTTAAATTATCACAATCCATATCACTTCATTTAATCTCGTATCAATTTTAATATTACAAGAAAATGAGGGGTTTTCATGATTATCCCGAGGGAATGAAATATCTACTCGCTTAAATCTATTTTACAAAATTCTCGTACTGCAACAGTTATGTACATTGTATACCTTCGTAGTATGCAATTCACATTTTGCATAAAGATAATATACAATAGTAAGAAAAGTTGAATCATACTGAAGATATACATCATGTAAATTATATAtaccaaaaaaatacatatcttttGGGCATTTTGGAAATGTTTTTTCTCAATATAATTGGGTGTGATATTTTTTAAATGAGCATTTTCGCGTAATTTTCTCTGCATTTTCTGACAACATTAAGCCTATGACAAAGCAACAAGACTCTTACAGATCGAGCATTAGACTTAAAGTAAACGTCCAATCTCAATCACTTTAATATCGCCTATGTAgatctttttctttcattatatCCTATTTTCTGCtaaatttacatgaattctaaaaaATTGTACGCAAAAGGATACATTTCTTTCTCCTTTCTTCCATGTTTTTGCTAACCATAAGTGTGCATAATTATtctcgatatatatatatatatatatatatatatatattttatatctttaatttgGAAGTTCTGAGTAACTAGCTAGCAGGAAAGCTAGATTCTACTCACTAGCATCCATGTTTTGGATCCACTAAAAATAGAGCCATACTCATATCGGATTCTTGAAAAATGTAAGTTGTATTCTTAGCACCCTATAATGAAGCGGTGTAATAACTAGTATGCCATGaacaattaaggaaaaataacataaaatatttttacaagttCTCACCCTTACGAGGTGATTACAAAactctcaactaattatgtagtatcttcgttggatgtatcgaaaactaattatgtatctcgacagatccaaaatcgaaaaaaatatatcgagagctagttatgtatctttacaaaagaaaaaaagtatcttcattgaatgtatCGAAAGCTAAACAGatccaaaattgagattttcggtaattatgcaaaattcaaaattatctaTAATTGAACTCCAAACAGTCAGAATTTATGTGGCTTACAACACAACAATTAATCCATATCGAGTTAATTgtatgaagttttttttttctacaatttaAAACAGTTTCATATATAAATTGTCTTCGTATAGATTTATTAGTCATATCCCACCACCTTTACAGCTGTACCTATATATCGATTTGTAAcgttgaattttaatttttttgtgataaATTCGATCACTAAATCCGCACCCATATCTGAGCAGGGGCTCATCCAAATTTTCTTCCACAGGAAACTTACACGATATATTCaaggataaaattattttttatatttatatagtagatgttgaatttCCTTAGCTTTTTTCGTATATTAACTTCTTTGTATTTTAAACTTCCTCTGTGACAAATTATGGTTCCGTCACAACCTATATGAAATACCTGACCGATGTTCCTAAAAATTTGATATACTACATAATACTTacaccttacccctacctttgggAGATAGAGagtttgtttttgatagaccctcggTTCAAGGAAAAACATTTCAAAGCAGggcaaaaaaaagaaataaaaggagtgaagaggcaTGGCAAAATACTATAGAAAGTATGTCTAAACATtctttaaaaaaacataattataagaaaataacacAATAAATCGAAATACAAAATACCGCAGACATCTATGGACAAAAAACTACAGCACTGATACAAAAAAATCTGATATAAAGAACATCATAAGCCAAATAGGAACAATCGAATCAACTAGTAAAACAATGTCTACATTCATATTATATTGGCCattctcaaagaaaaaaaagtgaacatAATCAGTTGGACCCTTCATTCTGTGGTTTATTATTAATGTTCATTCTCTTCCAAAAGTTTTTTGAAATTTCTCTAAGAATAAATATGTATGAACTTCTGAATTGGAAAAAGTATATCTGCAGCAACAATAGGACCTTTTCAGTAGTGGAGTATGTGGTGTAATGTCCAGAATTTGGGAGATAAAAAACAAGAAATGTTTTCTTGAGGATAATATATATCTTTACTAACATTATGTAGAaaagaaatattcatcatcttctaGTATTTCATTATAACATGGAGAAAATTGTGTTAATACAATCTAACCTTTTAGTATACTATACAATTGCTTGTACTCCTATTAGTTCTTTTTTCTGTACTGTTTTGAACTATTTTTCCTTTGAAACGAGGGTCCATCGCAAATAGACTCTCTACCTCCAAGATACGAACGTAAGTTCTATGTATACTCTACCCCTCTGGGACCCCTCTTCTTGGGTTTATATCGGGTATGTTGGTGCCTTAGTTTTACACTATTACAGTTGAATAAGATTACTTTCCAACAAAGAACCTTTAAACATTTGTACCAGAATATCTTACTTTCTTTTGGTAATTACTAATTGGAGCAACCACGGACAAAATCTTATTGGACCATGACAGCAAGGTCACTCTATAACTTACAATATCCGTCACATATTTAAATTGATCGAAGCAACCAAGACCGATTCTCAGTGGTTCGTGGAAACAATGTCACTCTATCACTTACAATACCTCATCATGTATTTTAAGTTTTTTGCacttattttggtattaatttctaAACGAACAAATTTATGTTTGATGCGACCTctatactcttcttttgttaCCCACCAGGCGTTCAGAATCCACAATTGGATTCTCACTAGTCTGGATCCAAGCATCGTAAACATTTAAGGATGAAGCGCTCCTTAACAAGAATTTTTCCGATACCTAGAGCTCGAATTGACACAAAATGGATCCTATGATTAATCCATATCCAGCTCTAAAGGAGGATTTAATTAGATTATACTCACCACCAAAGGATATgatgcagtggatggggctgctcttCCCTTAACCAGATGTCTTGGGTTCAAGCCTAGGTTATGAAAAAAATCCTTAGTAGAGAGCGCTACCCCCGAATGGGCCCTACCCGGCGCGAATTcggattagtcgggctccaatgtgGGCACCGGACACCGGATGGAAACCAAAACAAATAAGATTATACTCAAACAGAAAAAGTTTTAAGTCTTGGAAAATAGAAGAAGTTTGGTGTGAGAAAATGTCAATCACAACTTTCATgtcataccaaaacaaataagaaGTTTGCATGCTCCTCAACCCCAAGCATGCAAACCAAAACTGGAGACAAAGGGAAAAGAAGTTAGTAGATGAGACAACATATAGAGATTGGCTGTGATTGCAGACCATGTGGCAATAGCTTTTGGAATTTGTCTTGGAGCTTTTGGATCTTTCAGTTGATACCATTCCAGTTTCCTCTAcccatcaaaatcaaattttcatgaaaataaaggttaaaaaaTGTGCTGGAATGCATTTGATGACCAAAAAATTTATCTGGGACCAATCCTTTGGACCTGCTGCAGTTTTTGAAACTCGGGGATAATGCGCCCGTCTACCCTTGTCCATTTATAAAATAGCAGGCTCAGTTTACATGGTGCAAGACTCAAACGGTGAACAAGCCACAAGGGGTCCTTCAACAGTCGACCATTGCCGCTTGAACTAAGCCCTGGGAGCTTGAGGAAGGGTTGAATATTAGCATCAACAAATTCATGTGGATAGACAACTCTCTAACCAAATTACAATATAGCAGGGTAACAGGACATTTGTTTACCCTTTTTTCGAACAAAAAGTAGCAATATAAACCATCAAAACGCATAGCAATCAGTTTTTCCTACAAGAAGCTCATCACACTAGCTAGATTGTATGCAGAGTATGAAGCTATAACAATTTTAGTATGTCATTACCAGCTTTCTGCAAATGTACCATATGTATTATGATTCTGTTCAAGTTTCACGGACTTCCTACAAAAAATGCCACGCGGAGCATGTCAAAAGATATGTAGCTCACAAGGATTCAGTAGTTCAACAATTCAAGTGGTACATGAGTTTAGAAAAGTTAGGTTCCTATCTATCTCTCTGTCATGGCTCTTCTTCACGTGAGGACTATAAACGGAAGTATCggcttcctttttcctttatccACAATTTGATGGAAGACCGATATTAAGGAACTCTATCCGTTTGATTTAAGTCCTCATCTTCTTCCGGATTACTCTTTGCTATTCAAAACTACGACTAAATATAAAAGTTGCAAATACACCAGTCTGAGAGGTAGGGACATGGGTGTACAAAGGGTGTATCACTTTAAACACACACCTAAAAAGATGACACCTAAAAAGATGAAAACATTGCACACTAGAGCAGAGAAAATGTGTCTATGAACACTAAAGGTTGAGCCAGTTGCTGTCAAAACACTGATTCTCATGCCAGATATGGCAAATGATTATTAATGCAAGAAATTCTAACAGAATCCACTTTAACTATTAAGTATACAACTTTCAACGAACTCAAACCAATGATAGCAACATGACTTGTCGAACTTAGCATGAGGATCTAAAAGTTCATGTTGACAGAAAAAATCCAACTTAATTATGTATTCATGATATCAATAACTATCACATAGTTTATATACAGTATGGCTTTCTTAAATGAGTCTATTAATTACACTCCCTCCGTTCAAGTTTATGCGACaaactttcctttttagtctattTCAAAAGAACGATAGCCTTCTAAATTTAGAAACAATTAGCTTTAAAACCACCAAATGTTATGCGAGGCTTAAAGCCACAGGTTTCAAGCTATGCCATGTTTAGATCTCAAGCTTCAAAAGTTTTCATTTCTTCTTAAAACCTCATACCAATTCAAACTATGCCAAATGAAATTTGCAAATAGTCATTGCTGTTCATATAACATGATCATATAAAATACCAACCACCACAATGCTTCTAGTGTTATTTTCGTGAAAGAGATTGCTTGAATGGTCGTTGTCACCAATAGCAAGTAGACCAtgtaagaaaataacaaaaactaAACATTCTGGGAATCAACACACACAACAAACGAGAAATGGCGGCGCCAATAGTGACGTTCAAAGTAATGATAAAGCTGCACAAAATTACAGAAACATGGACAAGAAACTCGGAAGTGATTATTcttaatttctttcatcaatGACCTCTATAATGAGTGTGTACAAAGAATTACAAGCATCCAATGTCATGATAAATAATTAGTATCATTTATTCACTAATACTACAAAATTTCTAAACTGGAACCCCATTCCACAGGGCTAGTACGGGACATAAAATCTTTGACAAAAATTGGAACCCCATTCCTCAGGGCTAGTATGGGACATAAAAtctttgacaaaaaaaattcattGTATAACCTCagtaaaccaactatatatcCCTTCATTCAATTTAATCTAAAACAATAACCATAATTGAAATTTACCAAAATTCCATCATTTCGAAAAAAAATTCATACCATACTCTATATATGGCTGAGCCTTACACCCTCGCAGTAGCAGGAGCTGCTGCATCATCACCCTCTTCCTCCTTTCCTTCCATCTGACTGAGCAACTGCTTATTCTTCTCAAGTGCAGCTGCAACTTCAGGAGGCATATACTTCTCGTCGTGTTTAGCCAACACTTCAGTAGCTGCAAAATAACAATTCCCACTTCTCGCCTTCACAGTTACCTGTAACTTTTTCTCGCTCAAGATttcattctctttcttcttcatctcctcgGTAAATGGCTTTATAAACCCTTCAACCACAACGGAATGCCCTTCCCGAAAAAGATCCGGTAACGACCCGTCATACTTAACCAAAATATCAGTAATCAAATCAGTTATCACAAATTCCATTTCTGGGGAATTGGGTATTGGTGTTACACTATTTTCTAGTACTAATCCACCAAGTCGAAATTTGGATTTCGTAGGGTTTTCAGCATGCTGTGATAGGGCATCTGTAGGGGTTACATAGAATACAAGTTGGTCTTGGAATTGATTAAGGACTATTACTATGAATCCTGCTATGCAGCTGAATGTGATGGCATAGGTCCACAGACGGCGGGTTTGGAGTTGCCGGGCTCTGGCTGCGATATCGGGGCGGGCTGAACGATGGGATCGGGCAGGCCGGGAGAGTGTGGAGAAGGATCGGAGGGTGAAAACAGTTTGGTTGGTATTGAAATGGGGAAATACTAAGGGCTGTGATTGGTGGTGGAGAAGTGAAATCAAAGGGTGAGATTTGGGGAGAGAGGTGGTGGTAGTGGCTGTGGCACTGGTGGCAGCAGAATGAAGGAAACGGGAAGCTAGACGAGAAGTAAAACGAGAAGAAAGTTTCGAAGCCATTGAGATTTTGGGGAATTTGTCAGCTTGTGGATGGAGATAATAAGGAGGGAACTAGTGTTAGGGTGGGTGTTTGGTATTTCTAAAGTTCAGTTTCGATAGTTTTGTAATTGGTAATTGCAAGTAGATACCAAATACCAAACTTCAAAAGTTTGGTCCAGTACCTGTATATCAAACTGTGGTATTGTAGGTCGGTAATACTTAATTATTGGTGTATATAAGCCTTAAAATTAAGTGTAAAATTTATTTGTTATTGGTGTATGTAAGTTGAATCGGCTAAGAAATAATACGGAGAGTTGCTAATCCAATTCCTGGGAATTTCAATCAGTACAAGCTGATCCAAGCCACTATCATGCACAGCTGCAATACATGACAAAAGATAATTAGATAGGTAAGAGTAGGAAAAAAAATTGCCCTTGTAAAAACCACACATACTCTTGAAATTTTCGCGCATAAGAAATTATTTGCAACCTCAATTATTCTAACTTTACAATATTGTTCTAGTTTTATCTATTtactaggtaaaggttttaataatTTCTCTAGAAGTATCACCCCATGTGCACAAAGATGGAATTGATTCACATGTATTGTACTGCTGACAAAATCTCAATATAACTCATGTGGGCCTGCTTTGACCATTTTTCCAATGTATCTGGTTTAAAAGCCAATATGAATAGAAGTTTTTTCTATGTGGCCTGAGTATCAAAGGAATTCAGAGACCAAATGTCAAGTGAGCTACAGTTCCCTTTGGGTACTATGGCCTTTCAAATATTTAGTAGTACCTCTATCCTCTAAGAAAACAACCTATTAGCTTGTGCATTCCACTTGTAGAAAGGATAGTTGCAAGGCGAGATACTGTACATCCAGATTTTTTATCATACAGTGGCAGGATGAAGTTAATCATAAGTGTATTATTTGAAATGCAGATGTATCGAACACAGGTTCTCTTTTTACCCAAGAAGACCATTAACCTGGTGAGGGAAAgagaaacaccctgggttttggcccttagaaaatttcctgactgaacccaatatgactcatgggtacgagtcgtatgttggggtacgagtggtatggtcttgtcgtatgttgatcagtgttggttggtgggtttgGATTAGTTTCTGAAATGGGTACAACTTaagtggtacgagtcgtatggttggatacaaatcgtttggtttgggtttttccttcattTAATCTGGGACTTGGTTACTTAAGTTGggtctgagtacgagtggctcaccatgagccgtaagccagggtacgagtcgtaccaggGACTCGTATGGCGGATAATGTCTAAACCTTTCTTTGAGTCCATTCTGCTAGGGGTACAGGCCaagggtacggatcgtatgctgTGGATATGACTTGATTTGGGATGAGTCATACACTGGACAGTGTTAAGTCCAaggaatgtgcattgactataggcagttgaataaggtaacgtgCAGTATGATTCCCTCGCCAATCCAATCTACCTCTCTCCAAAGGAGGTTTGTGCATCCGCCCTTGAAAAGTCTCACTAAAGTGTTGAAAATTCGCCACTCCGTCGAGCATGCCGCGGCATAGCCTCACCCAAGTTTGCCGCTTGTTTTTCAAGTGTCGCGTGCGTGTTCCATCCCAAACGATTAAGTATGCTATAAGTGGCCTTTAGTGCAAAATAACGACGTCGCAATTAGAAGTTTTCCACAACGTCGAGTGCGGCTCAAGAGCCCAGCGACGTGCCAAGGCCAACGTCGATGCATGGCGAAATGTCGCAATCAAAGGTTTTCGTGACCGTCAAGTGCAATCCTAGCAACAAGTCTAATTACCCGAGCGCCGACGTCCGATAAAATCGACAGCGCACACGGCCGACGTCGGCAAGGGCAAAGGCGGCTCTTAGTTAGTATCCATTAACCCAATCCAAAGTTTAATTTTCAACTAcctttctctttttcatttttggggCGCTTTTAAATCTATTAAGTTACTGTAAAGATTGAGCTTTTATTGTTAAGAGTGCTAGAAACACAATGCAGATAGAAAAGTCCGGAGAATATATATCTTACTAGAACTTTATACTAACACATGAACTCAAGAAACGTAAAATTAGCAAATTAGTAGTATTTCTTGCTGGTTCTCCACCTCATAACTGCATGAAATCTTCTGGCAACTAAAGAGATATATTACCACAAAAGGACCTTGTTCAATGATTTATAAGTCAAACAGAAAGACACGAGGAGCTCCTCTGTTACTCCGGACCCGtttataataaaatatcaatagaagTGGGCATACGCCCAGACACTGTTTAAATCACCATTAGCAAATTGAAACAACATTTGGTCGTTCTCTAACACCACCCCAAAAAAATAGACCTTAATCAACATGGCACGTCAGATGCACATTGAAAGGCAACAACTCAACGGGATTCTAGAAAGAAGAATCTGGGAGAGAAATGGCTGTAAAATCCATTACTAATTAAAAAGTGAGTTCCATAAATAATAACCTAAATTTAGGAAATTTCTTCAAatataacttatattttatttagcaACATAATATCACTCAGATATAACTCTTTTTGTCAAAAAATACTAAAACACCTCAAGAgctttcttttctcttaattGACATAATATGCCATtgaaacctcttttttttttaaatactaaaactattCAACTcacttaattaaatataattatattcatGGTTCCTAGTTTAGGATGCATGAGTGCCAAGTTCCTTGGTGCGCAAGGTGGCCATTGTGAATCTGGCACATCGATGCATGGTTTACATGGTGCACCGGTGGCGTGGGTGCCTGGATACTCAACTCGTCAAAGACACCATCATAGTAGGCCACTGTAGGAATTCTAAAACTGGGAAAGAAGGATCCAATTATACTTTTGTTCAACAACTC from the Capsicum annuum cultivar UCD-10X-F1 chromosome 9, UCD10Xv1.1, whole genome shotgun sequence genome contains:
- the LOC107842946 gene encoding cytochrome c-type biogenesis protein CcmE homolog, mitochondrial codes for the protein MASKLSSRFTSRLASRFLHSAATSATATTTTSLPKSHPLISLLHHQSQPLVFPHFNTNQTVFTLRSFSTLSRPARSHRSARPDIAARARQLQTRRLWTYAITFSCIAGFIVIVLNQFQDQLVFYVTPTDALSQHAENPTKSKFRLGGLVLENSVTPIPNSPEMEFVITDLITDILVKYDGSLPDLFREGHSVVVEGFIKPFTEEMKKKENEILSEKKLQVTVKARSGNCYFAATEVLAKHDEKYMPPEVAAALEKNKQLLSQMEGKEEEGDDAAAPATARV